A single genomic interval of Homo sapiens chromosome 7, GRCh38.p14 Primary Assembly harbors:
- the FERD3L gene encoding fer3-like protein yields MAAYPESCVDTTVLDFVADLSLASPRRPLLCDFAPGVSLGDPALALREGRPRRMARFEEGDPEEEECEVDQGDGEEEEEEERGRGVSLLGRPKRKRVITYAQRQAANIRERKRMFNLNEAFDQLRRKVPTFAYEKRLSRIETLRLAIVYISFMTELLESCEKKESG; encoded by the coding sequence ATGGCGGCCTATCCGGAGAGCTGCGTGGACACTACGGTGCTGGACTTCGTCGCAGACCTGTCCCTGGCCTCCCCGAGACGCCCTCTCCTCTGCGACTTCGCACCCGGGGTCTCCTTGGGGGACCCAGCCCTTGCGCTCCGAGAGGGAAGACCCAGGAGGATGGCGCGGTTTGAAGAGGGGGACCCAGAAGAAGAGGAGTGCGAAGTGGACCAGGGGGacggagaagaggaggaggaagaggagcgcGGAAGAGGTGTCTCCCTATTAGGCCGCCCCAAGAGGAAAAGGGTGATCACCTACGCCCAGCGCCAGGCCGCCAACATCCGCGAAAGGAAGCGGATGTTCAACCTCAACGAGGCCTTTGACCAGCTGCGGAGGAAGGTGCCCACGTTTGCTTACGAGAAAAGGCTGTCCCGGAtcgagaccctccgcctggccaTCGTCTATATCTCCTTCATGACCGAGCTCTTggagagctgtgagaagaaggaaAGCGGCTGA